The nucleotide window CCAAGAGGAAAAAGAATTCTTGATGCGTGTAAAGATGTAGGAATTGAAATCCCTACCCTTTGTTATCTTGAGGGTATTGCTGAAGAGGGTTCTTGTGGAATGTGCGTGGTGGAAGTTAAAGGCTCTAAAACTCTTCAAAGAGCCTGTATTACAGAAGTAGCCGAAGGGATGGAAATAACTACAAATTCTCAGATTGTTGAAGAAGCAAGAAGAATGAATCTTGAACTTGCACTTGCGCATCATCCTTTGGATTGTATGACCTGTGATAAAGATGGGGATTGTGCCTTGCAAGATCTTGCTTATGAGTTTGGGATAAAAAAGAGCCAATTTCTTGACGAAAAAGAAGCATTTGAATATTCAAAAGAAACTCCCTGGGATACGAACCCGTTCATCCAATTTGATCCACAAAAATGTATTCTATGTAGACGCTGTGTTGATGCCTGCGAAAACCAAGCAATTGTTGAAGCAATTGGGATTGCTATGCGAGGATATAAATCAATTGTATCAACTCCGTTTAATTTGCCTCTTGAACAAACTGACTGTCAATTTTGTGGAGAATGCGTCCAAGCCTGTCCAACTGGTGCTCTAATTGAAAAAACGAGAGTTGGTAAAGGTAAGATTTTCCAATTAGAAGCAACTGATACTGTCTGTGCATACTGCGGAGTGGGATGTAATATTACACTCTACCGCAATAAGAAAAATGAGCTTGTTTTAGTAAAAGCAAAAGACGTTAAACCTAACGAAGGAAGAATTTGTGTTAAAGGACGTTATGGATATGAATACGTTAACTCCAACGAGAGATTAACAAAACCTCTTATAAAAGAAAACGGTGTTTTTAGAGAAGCAACCTGGGAAGAAGCCCTTGATTATACGGCAAAAAGATTGTTGGAAATAAAAAGAAAATATGGACCTGATGCTATTGGTGTTTTAGGCTCTTCTCGTTGCACAAATGAAGACAACTATTTAATTCAGAAATTTGCAAGAGCCGTGATAGGCACCAATAACGTTGACAACTGTGCAAGACTTTGTCATGCATCAACTATTGCTGGTTTAGGTAAAGCTTTAGGAGCTGCTGCTGCAACAAACCCAATAGAGGACATAAAGAATGCCGACGTAATGTTTGTTATCGGTTCTAATACAACCGAAACACATCCAGTAATTGCTCAGTTCATTAAAGAAAATAAAAAGAAAAATGGTGCAAAACTTATAGTCTGTGACCCAAGGAATATAGATCTTGCAAAGAATGCAGATATTTTCATACAACACTATCCTGGAAGTGACGTTGCCCTTTTGAATGGCATGATGAAAGTCATTCTCGAAAAAGGTCTTTTGAATAAAGAATTTATTGAAAGCCATACAGAGGGTTTTGAGAGTCTCTTAAAAGTCCTTGAAGAA belongs to Caldisericaceae bacterium and includes:
- the fdhF gene encoding formate dehydrogenase subunit alpha encodes the protein MSDLVNVKINGKNYQFPRGKRILDACKDVGIEIPTLCYLEGIAEEGSCGMCVVEVKGSKTLQRACITEVAEGMEITTNSQIVEEARRMNLELALAHHPLDCMTCDKDGDCALQDLAYEFGIKKSQFLDEKEAFEYSKETPWDTNPFIQFDPQKCILCRRCVDACENQAIVEAIGIAMRGYKSIVSTPFNLPLEQTDCQFCGECVQACPTGALIEKTRVGKGKIFQLEATDTVCAYCGVGCNITLYRNKKNELVLVKAKDVKPNEGRICVKGRYGYEYVNSNERLTKPLIKENGVFREATWEEALDYTAKRLLEIKRKYGPDAIGVLGSSRCTNEDNYLIQKFARAVIGTNNVDNCARLCHASTIAGLGKALGAAAATNPIEDIKNADVMFVIGSNTTETHPVIAQFIKENKKKNGAKLIVCDPRNIDLAKNADIFIQHYPGSDVALLNGMMKVILEKGLLNKEFIESHTEGFESLLKVLEEVDLDEVSKITGVEKKLIEEAAVTYAKGSNSLIFYTMGITQHHIGTDNVLSIANLALITGHIGREGNGINPLRGQANVQGACDVGVLPDVFTGYQKITDETVRKKFEEYYGVNLPSEVGYAVTQFGDLALNGKLKAVYAMGENPLVTEADVKHLKEGFEKLEFLAVQEIFLSETARLADVVFPSKAAYEKYGTFTNTERRIQLLHPTREASYGVKDDWEIVSEVAKRMGYNMDYHSSEDIWNEIRELTPTFKGVTYKRLKQQSLQWPCPEESHPGTSILHYGGNFKRPNGKALITAVKYEPPVETPNKEYPFILTTGRILFHYHSRNETRRVKVLESFVPENYVEISPKDAEELGIKNGDKVEIKTRRGSVTLKAKISTKPKKGVAFVSFHFSEANANVLTINAIDPIAKIPEFKACACAIKKI